CGGCGACGATCCCTGGCCGCGCCGCCCGGTCGGCGTGGTCGCCGTCGGATCCCGCGCCCGTCCGGTGCTGGTCGGCTCGCTCGCCGAGCGGATCGCCGCGGTGGGCCGGCTGCCGCTGCTCGGCCGGGTCGTGCCGACCGGTCCGCCGGCGGGCGGCGGGCCGCGCGGCAACAGCGCCCAGCGGGTACGCGCCCTGCACGACGCCCTCACCGTGCCCGGTGACCTGGCCGACGCCCTGGCCGGGCTGGACGGACCGGTGCTGCTCGTCGACGACCTGGTCGACTCGGGCTGGACGATGACCATGGTGGCGCGGCTGCTCCGCCGGGCCGGCGCCCCGAACGTGCTGCCCCTGGCCCTCGCCGTCGCCGGCTGAAGTTGTCGTCGACGGCTTCAGGTCGCGGCGCGGCGTCAGACGCGCCGAGCTGAAGTTGTCGTCGACGGCTTCAGGTCGCGGCGCGGCGTCAGACGCGCCGAGCTGAAGTTGTCGTCGGGTGGCCGGGAAAAGTTCCCCGCCCGGCCGGAGTGCGAGCGCCGCCACCGTCACGGACCGTCCGCGGGCCGGCACTCCGGTCGCCGGTACCGTGGTGGCATGACCGAGCAGCGATCCGTCGTCCAGACGTACGCCGTCACCGGGATGACCTGCGAGCACTGCGTGCGGGCGGTGACCGCCGAACTCTCCGCCCTGCCCGGCGTCGACGAGGTGCGGATCGACCTGGCCGCCGGCACGGCCACGGTGACCAGCAGCGAGGCGCTGCCGATCGAGTCCGTCCGGGCCGCCGTCGACGAGGCGGGCTACGAACTGGCGGGCGGCATTGCCTGAGTCGCCGCCCGCCGTGGAGGTGTCCGCCGCCGCGGCGCCACCGGCCGGCCCGGCCGAGCCGGCCGGGGTGGATCAGAGCACGCTGCGGCTCGCTCTCGTGGTGGGCGGGCTGGTGCTCGCCGTGCTGCTCGGCTTCGGCCTGGGCCGGCTGAACCCGCCGCCCACCGCCGCCCCGGGCACCGCCCCGGTGACCGCCGGGCACACCCACGCCCCGGGCACCGGCGCGCACTCACACGACGGGGCCGACGTCACCCAGGCGGGGGGCGCGGACGCGGCCGGCCTCTCGATCAGCTCGGGCGGTTACACGCTGGCCCCGTCGACCGTGGAGTTCCCGGTCGGCCGGGCCGGGGAGCTGCGGTTCCAGATCCGGGACGAGCAGCGGCGGCCGGTCACCCGCTTCGCCGTCGTGCACGACAAGCCGATGCACCTGATCGTGGTGCGCCGCGACCTCACCGGCTTCCAGCACCTGCACCCGACCATGGCCGCCGACGGCACCTGGTCGGTGCCGCTGACCCTGCCGCAGGCCGGCGCGTGGCGGATGTACGCCGACTTCACCGCCGTGGCCGACGACGGCCGGCAGACCGCCGTCACGCTCGGCGCCGACCTGGCCGCGCCCGGCCCGTACGCGCCCCGGCCCCTGCCGGCGCCGGCCACCTCGACCACGGTCGACGGGTTCACCGTCGGCTACGAGGGCACGCCGAAGGCTGGGGAGACGGTGCCGGTGCGGTTCACCGTCCGGACCGGTGGCGCGGCCGCCGCCCTGGAGCCCTATCTCGGCTCGTACGGCCACCTGGTCGCGCTGCGTGAGGGGGACCTCGGCTACCTGCACGTGCACCCGGGGCCGCAGGCCGAGCCGGGCAGCGTGACGTTCTGGATGACCGCGCCCGGGCCGGGTCGATACCGGATGTTCCTGGACTTCCAGGTGGGCGGCGTGGTGCGCACCGCCGCGTTCAGCCTGACGGTCGGGTGAGCCGTCAGCCGGCCCGGCGGACCGGGCGGCGGGCCAGGTAGCGGAGCAGGTCGCGGATGTGGTGCTTCTCCTCCGCGGGCACACTCGGGTCGGCCAGCCGTTCCAGGATCACCCGGACGTCCGCCTCCACCGGGCCGTCCTCGCCGCGGCGGCGGGGGACCGGGCCGGCGTCGGGCAGCCCGAGCGCGCGGAACGCGGCCGCCACCGGCAGGTCGAGGGCCGCGCAGAAGCCGCGCACCTTGGCCAGCTCGGGGTAGTCCTGCCAGTCGCCGGCCAGCCAGCGGAACACGGTGGAGCGGCCCACGCCGGTGTGCGTGGCCAGGTCGGTCACCGTCCAGCCGCGTTCCTCGCGGGCATCGTCGATTGCGCGCCGTACGAAGCGCGCGAAGGCCATCTGCGGCGAAACCTCTGCGGAACCCATCCGTGGGGTCTTCCCTTTCCGCCGGAGCACCCGACTGTGCGCCATCGAGGGTAGTACGGCGGCACGCGGAAACAACTGACTGATCGGTCGGAAGGTCCCCTGGGCGGGACTCATTGATTGTCCATCATCAATTAGAGTGGGTGGACCGCCGTCGCAGCGCCGAGGAGCAGCATGTCCGAGTCGAGCCGTCCGGTGTCGTACCGTCCCGGGCCGGTCAGCCTCTTCTTCGTGGCCAAGGCCGGTCTCTTCGCCCTGGTCGGCTGGAGCTGGCTGCTGGTGTTGGTGCTCACCGGCGAGCAGGCGACCGGGGCGCACGTGCTCGCGGCGGCCTGCTCCGTGACCTTCACGCTGGTCGGGGTGGCGCTCGGCGTACGGGTGGCGCTGCAGCACAACGCCGCCGTCCGGCACGCGGAACTCAGGCGGCTGCTGGTCGACATCTCATGGAACGCGTTCACGGCCGCCGGCAACGCCGGGCAGCCGGCCAAGGTGGTGCCGTTCCCGACCGCGTCGGGCGACGGCGAGCGCCTCGGCGACGGGGTGCCCGGCCACGACCGGCGGGACCGGCCCCGGCGCCGCTAGTCCGCCGCGCCGAGCAGCGTCGACAGCCGGGGCGTGATGCCCCACTGGCCGACCAGCTCCCGATATTCGGCGCGCTGGTCGTCGGTCGGCGCGCTCCCGGTCCGCCGGGCCCGGATCAGCAGGTTCCGCGGGGTGTGTCGCGAGTCGACGAACTCCACCACCTCGGCCCGATAGCCGTGCAGCCGGAGCAGGCCGGCCCGCAGCGCGTCGGTCAGCACGTCGGCGAACCGCTCGCGCAGGATCCCCTGCCGGGTGAGCAGCTCGTACGGCGCGGGCGTGGGCCGGGCCCGCAGTTGGGCCGCCAGGTCGTGGTGGCAGCACGGGGCGGCGAGCACCCACCGGGCTTCCCACCGGACGGCGCGGGCCAGCGCCTCGTCGGTCGCGGTGTCGCAGGCGTGCAGCGCCAGCACCAGGTCGGGGGCCGGCTCGACCACCGCGTCGGCGATGGTGCCGGCCACGAAGCGCACCCGGTCGGCCCAGCCCAGCCGCTCGGCCAGCGCGGTGTTGCGCTCGCGCTGGTCCTCCCGGACGTCCACCCCGACCAGCTCGACGTCCAACCCGCGTCGGGTGAGGAACCGGTACGCCGCGAAGGTCAGGTACGCGTTGCCGCAGCCCAGGTCGACCACGCGCAACGGCCCGGTCAGGTCCTCCGGCAGGGTGGCCGACAGCGCCCGCAGGAACGCGTCGACCTGGCGGCGCTTGGCCGCCGAGCCGCCGATCTCGGCGAAGAGCGGGTCGCCCGGGTCGAGCAGCCAGTCCTTGGCCCGGTCGTGCCCGCCCGGCTCCGGAGCGGGGCGGGTCGCCGCCGCCCGGTGCACCTGCGCCTCGCCGGACTTGGTCACCCGGAGCTGGAGCGTGGTGTCGGCCGTCTCCACATGCCAGTTGCCGAACGGCTCGGCGAGCAGCGCGTCGACCGCCGCCCCCGCCTCCGCGCCGGGCGCCACGTTCCGGGTGTACGGCCGGGCGCCGTCCGAGGTGGAGATCTGCAGCCGGGGGCCGGCCTTCAGGGTGACCGGGCGCAGCTCGGCCCGGACCACCGTGGGGCGCTGCCCGCGCTGCCGGCCGGCGGCGACCGCCCGGGTCAGGGCGGGGTCGAGCAGCAACGCCCGCACCTCGGTCAGCGCGGCGTCCAGGGGTTCCGGCATCGCTCCATCATCCTTCCCGGCCTCCGGCTCCGGGCCGGGCCGGCCGTGCGTGTCTGGGCCGTGCGCCCCGCCGGGCGCGGTCCCCGAGTGCCTGTGGCCCCCTTTGCTCTGCTGCCGCGGACGCAACAGCGGGAGGCCGTGTTGCGTGTGCGGCAGCAGAGCAAAGGGAGTCGGGGAGAGACGACATCCCCCGCGCCGTCGGCGGCACGGGGGATGTCACGGGTCTCGCAGGGTCAGTCGGCGGTCGCCTCGGCCGGCGTACCGGTGCCCGAACCACCGCCACCGCGACGGCGCCGGCGGCGGCGCGGCTTGGGCGCCGACTCGCCGTCGGCGGCCGCGACGGCCGGCTCCGCGCCACCCGCGGTGGAGATCGCCGCGGTCGGCTCGGCGGCGACCACCTCGCCGGCCCGGCGGCGCCGGCGGTGGCGCGGAGTACGGGTGCCTTCCTCGGCGGACGCCTCGGTGGCCTCGCCCTCGGGCGCCGCGCCGGTGTCGCCCCCGCGACCATGGCGGCGCTCCCGGCCCCGGCCTTCGCCGCGCCGCGAGCCGCGCTCGCCGCGCCGCGACCGGCCACCGCCCAGGTCCTCCTCGACCTCGGCCGACAGGCCGGCGCGGGTGCGCTCGGCGGTCGGCAGCGTGCCGCTGATGTCCCGGGAGATGTCCAGGTCGGTGTAGAGGTGCGGGGAGGTGTGGTAGGTCTCCGGCGGCTCCGGCATGTCGAGCCCGAGGGTCTTGTCGATGATCCGCCAGCGGGGCATGTCGTCCCAGTCGACGAAGGTCACCGCGACACCGGACGCCCCGGCTCGGCCGGTGCGGCCGATCCGGTGGGTGTAGGTGTCCTGGTCCTCGGGGCAGTCGTAGTTGATGACGTGGGTGACGCCGGTGACGTCGAGCCCGCGGGCCGCCACGTCGGTGGCGACCAGGATGTCGATCTTGCCCGCCCGGAACGCCCGCAGCGCCCGCTCGCGCGCCCCCTGGCCCAGGTCGCCGTGGACGGCGGCGACCGCGAAACCGCGGAAGTCGAGGTCCTCGGCCACCCGGTCGGCGGCCCGCTTGGTGCGGGTGAAGATCATGGTCAGCCCGCGGCCCTCCGCTTGGAGGATGCGCGCCACGATCTCGACCTTGTTCATCGAGTGGGTGCGGTAGACCAGCTGCTGCGTCTGCGGCGACGGGCCCGTCTCGGCGGTGTGCCCGGCGTGGATGGTCACCGGCCGGCGCAGGAAGCGCCGGGAGAGCGCGACGATCGGGTCCGGCATGGTGGCCGAGAAGAGCATGGTCTGCCGGTCCTCCGGCAGCATCGCCAGGATCTTCTCGACGTCGTCCAGGAAGCCCAGGTCGAGCATCCGGTCGGCCTCGTCGAGCACCAGCGCGTGCACCCGGTCGAGCCGGAGGTGCTTCTGCTTGGCCAGGTCCAGCAGCCGGCCGGGAGTGCCGACCAGGATCTCGACGCCCTTGCGCAGCGCGTCGATCTGCGGCTCGTACGCGACGCCGCCGTAGATCGGCAGCACCCGGACGCCCCGGGTGCGACCCGCGGCGTCGAGGTCCTTGGCGACCTGGAGGCCCAGCTCGCGGGTGGGGACGACGACCAGCGCCTGCGGCACGCCGTCGCCGCCCTCGGCGGGGGCGAAGACGCGCTCCAGCAGCGGGATGCCGAAGCCGAGGGTCTTGCCGGTGCCGGTCGGCGCCTGGCCGATCAGGTCGACGCCGCGCAGCCCGATCGGCAGCGCGTACTCCTGGATGGCGAAGGCGCGGGTGATGCCGGCGGCGGCCAGGGCCTCGACGGTCTCCTGGCGGGCGCCGAGCTCGGCGAACGTGGGAGCCTCCGGACGGACCGGAGCGGTGGGGGCCAGTACCTGGCCTTGAGTCTGCTCGCTCATATGGATTTGGGGGTGCCCTCTCGTGGTACGCCCCTCATGTCCTCAGGGCGCGGTCGGTATGGCGCGGGCCACACGGTCGGGGGCGATACGCCGAGCCGGACCGGGCCGCACGCGCGCCGGGGATCCGGCGGTGACCAGCTCCGCTGGCCGCATCGGTGCCCACGGCAACTGTCTCATCCTACCTGAACCACCCCTGGGGAGTTCTCATTCCGGGTGACCGCCCGACGTCCGGGGGTGATTGGTGTGACCTGGACCACAGATCATCCGGACGGTAGCCTGCCCTGGTGTCCGCCCCCGACCCCGCCGTGGCCGACCTGCTCGGCCTCGTGGCGTACGGCGAGCTGCTCGCCTTCGACCGGCTTGCCGCCGACGCCCGCCTCGCCCCCGACCTGCGGCGCCGCGCGGCGCTCTGCGAGATGGCCGCCGCCGAGATCGCGCACTACCGGTGGATCGCCGACCGGATCACCGCCCTCGGCGCGACACCCGACGAGGCCATGACCCCGTACGCGGAGGCGCTCGAGGCGTACCACGACTCGACCGAGCCGAAGGACTGGCTGGAGGCGGTGACCAAGGCGTACGTGGGGGACGCGATCACCGACGACTTCCTTCGGGAGATCGCCGACGGGCTGGACGGGCCCGACCGTCAGCTCATCCTCGACGTCCTGCACGACTCGCGGTACGCCGGGTTCGCCGCCGCCGAGATCCGGGCGGCCATCGAGGCCGACCCCCGGGTGGCCAACCGGCTCTCCATGTGGGCCCGACGGCTGCTCGGTGAGGCGCTCTCGCAGGCCGGGCGGGTGGCCGCCGCCGACCGGGGCGCGCTCACCGCGCTGATCGCCCGCCGGGCCGACGTGTCGGCGCTGTTCCGCCGGCTGACCGACGCACACACCGCCCGGATGACCGCGGCGGGGCTGAACAACTGAGGTGCCGTGGCGGGTGCCCCCCGCCACGGCGACCCGGCAGGGAATCAGCGGACGGTGAACCCGACCGCGCGGGGCGCGGCCTCCGCGATCTCGACGTAGGCGACCTTGCCGACCGGCACGATGACCCGCCGGCCCTTCTCGTCGGTCAGGGAGAGGGTGCCCTCACCCTTGGCGACGGCGTCGGTCACGATCTGCTCGATCTCGGCCGGCGACTGCGCGCTCTCCAGGACCAGCTCCCGCGGCGCGTACTGCACGCCGATCTTGACCTCCACTGTGCCTCCTCAACTGGGGCGAAAGTGCCGCCGTGAGAAGGCTATCCGATCTGACGGGCCGATGTTCAGGCTGACTCACCTTGCAGCGGGAAGCTGGCGATGCCCCGCCAGGAGAGGGCCGCGACCAGCGCCTCGGCCTCCGCCTTGGGCACCTGCCGGCCGCCCGCCAGCCAGAACTGGGCGGCCGTCTCCGCCGTGCCGACCAGGCCGGAGGCGAGCAGCTCGGCGTGCGCCCGGCTCACGCCGGTGTCCGAGATGATGGTGTCGGTGATCGCGGCGATGGAGCCCTGCTTGACCCGCTCCACCCGCTGCCGGACGGCCGGGTCGTTGCGCAGGTCCGACTCGAAGACCAGCCGGAACGCTTCGCTCTCGTGGTCGACGAAGTCGAAGTAGGCGCGCACCGAGGCGCCGACCCGCTCCTTGTTGTCGGTGGTGCTGCGCATCGCGTCGTGCACCTTGGCCACGATGGCGTCACAGTGCGTGTCCAGCAGCGCCAGGTAGAGCTCCATCTTGCCCGGGAAGTGCTGGTAGAGCACGGGCTTGGAGACTCCCGCCCGCTCGGCGATGTCGTCCATCGCGGCGGCGTGGTAGCCCTGTGCGACGAACACCTCCTGGGCGGCCGCGAGCAGCTGCTTGCGCCGGGCCGAGCGGGGCAGGCGGGTGGGCCGGCCGGCGGTCTGCGCACCGTTCCCCACAGCGGTCATGCGAACCTCCGAGTTTCTTCGTACGAGCCGGCACTTAATCACCCGAACCGGTCCGGGCTCCTGAACCCGGACCGGAATTGGCCCGCCGCTGTAACTTATCGCCACTGTCACCACACGGTAGCCTCAGCGGGGGCGACCAAGGAGCGCGCGGTGAGTGAAACAGGGCAACCCGGAGCCGCCACCCCGGGAGAGCACGGCGACGGGACGGGTCGACAGGACGACCTGGCCCGCACCGGCAGCGGGTGGGCGCCCCCGGCGACCGGTTGGGCCCGGGGCGCGCAGGCGTCCGGCGGCTGGCCCCGGTCCGACCTCACCACCGGCTGGGGCGCCTCGTCCCCGCGCCACGGCGATCTTCCGGCCCCGCTGCCGGGGCTGCCCGTCGAGGAGCCGTCGGCCCGGGTCAACGGCCGACACGTCAACGGCGTGCCGCACGCCGGGGAGGAGTCGCCCGTGACCCACCAGGCGCCGGTGAGTGCCCCGCCCGTCGACGAGCCGCGTCGGGAGCCCGACGACGACCGACTGGTCCTACCGGCCCAGCGGCCGGCGCCCGCGGTGGAGCAGCCGACCGCCGACGCGGAGTCCGGGCCGGCCCGGCACGCCTCCGACGAGCCGCCCACCGGGCGGGCGTCCCGGTGGGCCGAGGGTGGCGTCCCGTCGTCCGCGCCGCCGGCCCTCCAGGTGCCGCCGGTGGGCGCCGCCGCCTCCGGCTTCGAGGTCCCGCCCGGATTCCACGCCCCCACCGCCGACCGGCCCGCCGCCGAGCAGCCCCCGTCCCTCTCCCACGGCTGGGCCGACCGGTTCGCGGACGAGTCGCCTTCGCTCTCCCGGGGCTGGGCCGACCGCCCGTCGTCCGCGCCCCCCGCCCAGCGGGACGCGGGCCCGGCCGACGAGCGCCGCGTTCCGGCCGAGGAGCCGCGGGTCGACGCCGACGACCGGCACACCGGGCGGGCGGACGAGCGTCGGGCGGCGTCGGCCGAGGAACCGGAGTGGGCCGCCCCGAACTGGAATCGGCCGAGCCTGGGCACCGGCTGGGCGCCGGCCTGGGCCCGGGAGGACGGGTCCGCCGGTCGCCGGGCCGCCGCCGAACCGGAGCCGGTCGGCCGTCGCGCCGCCGCCGAGGCCGAGCTCCCGGCCGACGCCTCCCGGAGCCGGGACGAGCCGGTGGGCCGCCGGGCCGCCGAGAACCAGGTGCCGGGCCGGGAGGACGGGCCGGTCGGTCGCCGGGCCCGCGACGAGCGGGCCGTCGAGTGGGCGCCCGAGCCGGCGCGGCCGTTCGAGCCGCCGCGAGCCGAGCAGCCCCCGGCGTACGAGCCGCCGCGAGCCGAGCCGGCCCTGGCGTACGAGCCGCCGCGAGCCGAGCAGGCTCCGGCGTACGAGCCGCCGCGGGCGGAGCCGGCCCCGGCGTATGACCCGCCGCGAGCCGAGCAGTCCCCGGCCTACGAGCCGCCGCGGGCCGAGCCGGCGCGGCCGTACGAGCCGGTGCGCGCCGAGCGGAACCCGGCGTACGAGCCGTCCCGCGCCGAACCGGCCCGACCGTACGAGGTGCCCCGGAGCGGGGAGCCGCACCCGGTGCCCGAGCCGGCCGCCCGGGAGGTCCCCGAGCGCCCCTCCTGGGCCGGGCCGCCCGTCCCGGTGACCCCGTTCAGCGCTCCGCCGCACGCCGCCCCGACCAGCGCCCCGCCGGTTCACCGCGAAACCCCCGCCCCCGCCTCGCCCGCCGCGTACCCCCCGCCGTCCGCCGGGTATGCCCCGGCCGGCGGGGTCCGGCGGGCCGAGGAGCGCGACGGCCTGGCGTACCGGCCGCGGAGCGCGGCCGAGGAGAGCCCCGCCGCGCCGCCGACCGCTGCCGGTCCCGCCCCCGTGACGAGCGGGACGGCCCGTTTCGACCGCACCCCCACGCCCGCTCCGACGAGCGCGCCTCCCTACGCGGCCCGCCGGTCCGCCCCCGAACCGGTGCCGCCGGCCGAGCCGGTCGCCGACCGCCGGGCGGCGGAGCCCGCCCCGGTGGTGCTGCCGCAGCGCGTTCCCGCCGAGCCGGACGTACCCGTCGTGCCGGAGCCGCCAGCCGTGGAACCGTCCGCCGAGACCCCGGAGCTCGCCCGCATCGCCACCCACCTGCGCCGCGACGACGAGCCAGCGCCGCTCCGCGAGCGCCCCGAAGGCTTCGACGTCAACGCCATCCTCGACGCCGTCCGTGAGGTCGCCGGCGTCCGGGACGCGGCGCTGCGCCGCACCCCAGCCGGCGCGCACAGCCTCCGGCTCGACCTGGCCGACGGGGCGGACCCGGCCGAGGTGAGCCGGGTGGTGGCCCGCCTGCTCCAGGAGCGGATGGGGTTGGCCGCCGCCCCGCAGAACCTGCCTGGCGCGCCGGCCACGCCGCCGCCCCCGGTCCGCCGCCGGTCGGCCGCGCCGCGCGCCGCCGAGCCGCGGCCGGCCGACGAGGGACCGCCCACGCCCGATCTGGCCCGGTCCGCCGAGGGGTCGACCGTGGCCCGCCCGGGGCGGGTCGGCGAGGGGCGGCCGGCGGAGAACCGGGCGGGGGAGAGCCGCTTTGCCGCACCGGAGGCGCGTGGCGGCCGGCTCGCCGAGGTACCCGCCGACGGCGCGGAGCCGGGCGACGAGCCGCCGCGTCGACGCCGACCGAGCGCGACCCACCGGGGCCGAGCGGCGGTCGAGGAGTCGTCGCTGGCGTCCGCCCCGACCGGTACGCCCACCGGCAGCCCGGCGACACTCGGCACGTCGTACTCCGGCGGGCATCTGACCACCACCGAGACCGCCCCCTCGCGACCGCTGGACACGGGCGGCGCGGCCGGGCCCCGGGTGGTGATCGACCACGTCCAGGTGAGCACCTTCGGCCTCGACGCCACCGTGGAGGTGCGCCTGATCGCCAGGGACCGGACGGCGGAGGGCCACGCCACCGGCCCGGCCGTCGACGGCTACGTGCTGCGGCTCTGCGCGGTGGCCGCCGCGGCGGCGGTGGACGAGCTGCTCGGCCGCGCGCCGGCGGGGGAGCGGGGGCGGTGCTTCGTCGAGCACGCCGCCGTGGTGCCGTTCGGCAACTGCGAGGTGGCCACCGTGGTGGTGCTGCTGGTCTGTGACGGCTGGGTGGAGCAGCTGGCCGGCTCGGCCCTGGTCGCCGGGGATCCCCGGCAGGCCGTGGTCCGGGCGACCCTGGCGGCGGTGAACCGCCGGCTGGAGGCCCTGCTCGCCTGAGCCGGAGCCGGTGTGGCGCGGCCGGGCTCCGGGGAAGACTGGGGGCATGAAGCCCGCCTCCCTCTGGCCGGACCACCACCTGCCCGTGCATCACGTCCCACCGCCCTGGCCCGGCCGGGAGGTGGTGCTCGACGGCACGGTCACCTACGTCCGGGAGACCCCGGCCACCGGCCCGGACGCCGAGCCGGCGCTCTACGTGCACGGCCTCGGCGGGTCCGCACAGAACTGGACGGACCTGGCCGGCCTGCTCGCCGACCGGCTCGACGGGCAGGCCATCGACCTGCCCGGCTTCGGCCGCAGCGAGCCCGGCCGGCGATACACGATCCCGGCCTTCGCCGACCGGGTGGTCCGCTGGATCGAGCAGAGCGGCCGGTGGCCGGTGCACCTGTTCGGCAACTCGCTGGGCGGCGCGGTCACCGTCCGGGTGGCGGCCCTGCGTCCGGACCTGGTCCGCACCCTGACCCTGATCTCCCCGGCGCTGCCGTTCCTGGACTTCCGGCGCTCGTTGCAGGGGCGGATGCTGCCGTTGCTGGCGGTCCCCCGCGGCGAGCGGCTGGCCGCCTGGCGGCTGACCCAGCTCGCCCCCGAGGTGATGGCCCAGCAGGTGATGGAGGCGTGCATCGCCGACCTGACCCGGATCAGCGAGCAGCGCCGGCTGGAGGCGGTCGAGGAGATCCGGATCCGCTACGAGGCCGCCCACTACGCCGCCGCGTACGTCCGGACCTTCCGCGGCCTGGTCTCCAGCTTCCTGCGCTCGTACCTGCCGGGGACGGGCTCGCTGTGGCGGCTGGCCGGGTCGGTGCGGGCGCCCACCCTGGTGGTCGGGGGACGGCAGGACCGGCTGGTCGACGTGCGGGTGGCGCCGCAGGCGGCCCGGGTCATCCCGGACAGCCGGCTGCTGATGCTCGACGGGGTCGGGCACGTGGCCCAGCTGGAGGTGCCCCGGACCGTGGCCCGGGCGGTGCTGGGCCTGCTCGCCGACGCCGGGGGACACGCGTCGCTCGGCGGACCGGAGGAGAGCGCCCGCCGCCGGGACATGGCAGGCTGAGCCGGATGCCCACTTCCTCCCGTCCGCGTGGCGCCGCCGCGCGGTCCGTCTCCGCCGGTCGCCCGGCCGCCCGCCGATGGCGGTCCGCGGCCGTGGTGGTCGCGTTCCTGGCCACCGCCGGCGTCGGCGTCGGGGTGGTGGTGCAACGGCCGTCCGCCGGGGCCGAGTTGCTGGTGAGTGAGGGGTCGGTGGTCCGGCCGGCGGAACCGTCCCCGACCGGGCCGTCGCCGTCCACCCCGGCGAGCCCGTCGCCGTCGCCGAGCCCGGTCCCGCCCGCACCGGTGTTCTCCCTGCCCGGCCCGGTGCCCGCGCACGGCCGGGGCAGCTACGCCTACGACGACCGGCCGGGCCGGGTGCTCGGTCGGGCGGGGGCGCTGCACCGGTTCCGGGTGGCCGTGGAGAACGGCTCCGGCGAGGACGTGCACGCCTTCGGCGACACCGTGCAACGGGCGCTCGCCGGGCCGGGGAGCTGGGTGGACGACGGCCGGCTGCGGCTGCGGCGGGTCGCCCCCGGTTCCCGGTACGACTTCACCATCTACCTGGCCACCCGGGACACCGCCGCCCGCCTGTGCCGCCGGGGCGGCATCGACATCCGCAAGGGCGGGGTGCCGTACACGTCCTGCCGGGTGTCCGGCAAGGTGGTCATCAACCTGGACCGCTGGCGCACCTCGGCGCCGCACCTGGTCGCGGCGGTGATGCCGCTGGACACGTACCGGCTCTACGTGATCAAC
This sequence is a window from Micromonospora sp. NBRC 110009. Protein-coding genes within it:
- a CDS encoding heavy-metal-associated domain-containing protein, with amino-acid sequence MTEQRSVVQTYAVTGMTCEHCVRAVTAELSALPGVDEVRIDLAAGTATVTSSEALPIESVRAAVDEAGYELAGGIA
- a CDS encoding helix-turn-helix domain-containing protein, whose protein sequence is MGSAEVSPQMAFARFVRRAIDDAREERGWTVTDLATHTGVGRSTVFRWLAGDWQDYPELAKVRGFCAALDLPVAAAFRALGLPDAGPVPRRRGEDGPVEADVRVILERLADPSVPAEEKHHIRDLLRYLARRPVRRAG
- a CDS encoding class I SAM-dependent methyltransferase — its product is MPEPLDAALTEVRALLLDPALTRAVAAGRQRGQRPTVVRAELRPVTLKAGPRLQISTSDGARPYTRNVAPGAEAGAAVDALLAEPFGNWHVETADTTLQLRVTKSGEAQVHRAAATRPAPEPGGHDRAKDWLLDPGDPLFAEIGGSAAKRRQVDAFLRALSATLPEDLTGPLRVVDLGCGNAYLTFAAYRFLTRRGLDVELVGVDVREDQRERNTALAERLGWADRVRFVAGTIADAVVEPAPDLVLALHACDTATDEALARAVRWEARWVLAAPCCHHDLAAQLRARPTPAPYELLTRQGILRERFADVLTDALRAGLLRLHGYRAEVVEFVDSRHTPRNLLIRARRTGSAPTDDQRAEYRELVGQWGITPRLSTLLGAAD
- a CDS encoding DEAD/DEAH box helicase → MSEQTQGQVLAPTAPVRPEAPTFAELGARQETVEALAAAGITRAFAIQEYALPIGLRGVDLIGQAPTGTGKTLGFGIPLLERVFAPAEGGDGVPQALVVVPTRELGLQVAKDLDAAGRTRGVRVLPIYGGVAYEPQIDALRKGVEILVGTPGRLLDLAKQKHLRLDRVHALVLDEADRMLDLGFLDDVEKILAMLPEDRQTMLFSATMPDPIVALSRRFLRRPVTIHAGHTAETGPSPQTQQLVYRTHSMNKVEIVARILQAEGRGLTMIFTRTKRAADRVAEDLDFRGFAVAAVHGDLGQGARERALRAFRAGKIDILVATDVAARGLDVTGVTHVINYDCPEDQDTYTHRIGRTGRAGASGVAVTFVDWDDMPRWRIIDKTLGLDMPEPPETYHTSPHLYTDLDISRDISGTLPTAERTRAGLSAEVEEDLGGGRSRRGERGSRRGEGRGRERRHGRGGDTGAAPEGEATEASAEEGTRTPRHRRRRRAGEVVAAEPTAAISTAGGAEPAVAAADGESAPKPRRRRRRRGGGGSGTGTPAEATAD
- a CDS encoding ferritin-like fold-containing protein — translated: MSAPDPAVADLLGLVAYGELLAFDRLAADARLAPDLRRRAALCEMAAAEIAHYRWIADRITALGATPDEAMTPYAEALEAYHDSTEPKDWLEAVTKAYVGDAITDDFLREIADGLDGPDRQLILDVLHDSRYAGFAAAEIRAAIEADPRVANRLSMWARRLLGEALSQAGRVAAADRGALTALIARRADVSALFRRLTDAHTARMTAAGLNN
- a CDS encoding DUF3107 domain-containing protein, with translation MEVKIGVQYAPRELVLESAQSPAEIEQIVTDAVAKGEGTLSLTDEKGRRVIVPVGKVAYVEIAEAAPRAVGFTVR
- a CDS encoding TetR/AcrR family transcriptional regulator — encoded protein: MTAVGNGAQTAGRPTRLPRSARRKQLLAAAQEVFVAQGYHAAAMDDIAERAGVSKPVLYQHFPGKMELYLALLDTHCDAIVAKVHDAMRSTTDNKERVGASVRAYFDFVDHESEAFRLVFESDLRNDPAVRQRVERVKQGSIAAITDTIISDTGVSRAHAELLASGLVGTAETAAQFWLAGGRQVPKAEAEALVAALSWRGIASFPLQGESA
- a CDS encoding alpha/beta fold hydrolase gives rise to the protein MKPASLWPDHHLPVHHVPPPWPGREVVLDGTVTYVRETPATGPDAEPALYVHGLGGSAQNWTDLAGLLADRLDGQAIDLPGFGRSEPGRRYTIPAFADRVVRWIEQSGRWPVHLFGNSLGGAVTVRVAALRPDLVRTLTLISPALPFLDFRRSLQGRMLPLLAVPRGERLAAWRLTQLAPEVMAQQVMEACIADLTRISEQRRLEAVEEIRIRYEAAHYAAAYVRTFRGLVSSFLRSYLPGTGSLWRLAGSVRAPTLVVGGRQDRLVDVRVAPQAARVIPDSRLLMLDGVGHVAQLEVPRTVARAVLGLLADAGGHASLGGPEESARRRDMAG
- a CDS encoding DUF3152 domain-containing protein, translated to MPTSSRPRGAAARSVSAGRPAARRWRSAAVVVAFLATAGVGVGVVVQRPSAGAELLVSEGSVVRPAEPSPTGPSPSTPASPSPSPSPVPPAPVFSLPGPVPAHGRGSYAYDDRPGRVLGRAGALHRFRVAVENGSGEDVHAFGDTVQRALAGPGSWVDDGRLRLRRVAPGSRYDFTIYLATRDTAARLCRRGGIDIRKGGVPYTSCRVSGKVVINLDRWRTSAPHLVAAVMPLDTYRLYVINHEVGHQLGHHHEGCPGAGRPAPVMQQQTLFLDGCQPNPWPFRNGRRYVGPTV